AATACCACGCAATAGGAGGCGTCGGTGTTCATGTCGGTGGTCAGGGTGACCAGATAGCCGTCGTCCTCGCCGGCCGCGCCCACCCGCGGTGCCATTGCGGTCTCACTGCCGTACACGCCGTCGCCGAACGAGAAGCCCTCCTGGCCGCCGGTGCGCACATCGTGTTTGACCAGTCCGTCGAACAAGAACCAGCCCGGCTTGCCGGTCGCGGCGTAGGTGTAGCGATAGCTGCCGCCCGCGTAGTCGGAGTTGATGGTGCCGAATTCGGTGATCGAGTCCGACAGCTGTTCCTCTTTGACCGCGCCGGTGACCAGATTGAAGCGCCACCGGTGCAGCCGTGCCTGCAGCCGATCCAGTGCGAGGAAGCGAAACAGCTTCTCCCACTTCGTTCCTCCAGTGTCCAGCGGCTGTGGATCGCTCTCGAAGAAACCGTCCAACACGATCTCGTCGCCGTCCTCATAGGCGTTGGTGAAGTGCAGTACGAAGGTGGGGTCAGCCTCGAACCAGCGGATGTCGGTGGACGAGCCCCGACGCGGGACCACCGCGAAGCGCGACGGGAGGTCGGGATAGAAGCGGGGCAGGTGTACGTCGCGCTCCAGCAGGCGCGGGTCCCAGAACAATGGGAAATCATTGAGGATGGCATAGTTTTTGGTGAATGCCATGTCGTGCGGGAGACGTGGGCCGGGTAGCGGGATGTCGACGTAGTGGGCCAGCTCGTTGTTTTCGTCGACGACGCCGTAGCGCATGTACGGGTCTTGCTTGCTGTAGTTGAAGAACAGCAGCTCTCCGGTTTCGTTGTCGACCTTCGGATGCGCGGACACACCCCAGTTGGTGGGGAAGCGTCCATTCCAGCTTTCCTTGCCCAAGTTGTCCGCCGAATACGGGTCTACCCGGTACAGGTCGCCGCATTGGTAGAAACTGGTCAGGGCGGTGCCGCGGTGCACGACGACGTCGGTGCTCGACGCGTCCTTCATCCGGGTGCGCGCACCCCAGCCGTGCTCGCGCACCGCTAACTGCACGGGTTCGGCCAGCCCAGGCCACAGCGGCCGGCCGGCGTCGTTCTCGGCGAGAAAACCGTCAGTGCGAATAAAGCGGTTGCGGTAGAAGGCTTTTCCGTCGCGGAAGCCGACTATGTGGATCATGCCGTCGCCGTCGAACGGATGATAGGTCTGCAACGCCGGGTGCAGCGGGTTCTCGGTGTTGCGAAGGTAGACGCCATCCAGGTCGACGGGAATCTCACCCTCTACTGCGACCAAGTTGTCAGCATCCCACTCCGTGGTCTGCGGCCGCCATGGGCCGGTGCGGTACGGGTGGTCGTCGTCTTCGGGCAGCGTCGACAGGAACTTGCCCACGGCAGCCACGTCGCTGCGGATAGCCATGCGTCACCTACCTTGCGTGCTCGCGACGACGAAACTGATCGTCGTTGCGGTACTGCCGCCGAAATTCAATGTGCCGAACGTCTTTGCATCGTCGACCTGATACTCGCCGGCGCCGCCGCTGACCTGTTTTGCCGCATCGAGCA
This Mycobacterium simiae DNA region includes the following protein-coding sequences:
- a CDS encoding carotenoid oxygenase family protein, with the protein product MAIRSDVAAVGKFLSTLPEDDDHPYRTGPWRPQTTEWDADNLVAVEGEIPVDLDGVYLRNTENPLHPALQTYHPFDGDGMIHIVGFRDGKAFYRNRFIRTDGFLAENDAGRPLWPGLAEPVQLAVREHGWGARTRMKDASSTDVVVHRGTALTSFYQCGDLYRVDPYSADNLGKESWNGRFPTNWGVSAHPKVDNETGELLFFNYSKQDPYMRYGVVDENNELAHYVDIPLPGPRLPHDMAFTKNYAILNDFPLFWDPRLLERDVHLPRFYPDLPSRFAVVPRRGSSTDIRWFEADPTFVLHFTNAYEDGDEIVLDGFFESDPQPLDTGGTKWEKLFRFLALDRLQARLHRWRFNLVTGAVKEEQLSDSITEFGTINSDYAGGSYRYTYAATGKPGWFLFDGLVKHDVRTGGQEGFSFGDGVYGSETAMAPRVGAAGEDDGYLVTLTTDMNTDASYCVVFDAAGIADGPVCKLQLPERISSGTHSTWAPGEKLRRWRTSDSAAAAIAL